The following proteins are co-located in the Malus sylvestris chromosome 13, drMalSylv7.2, whole genome shotgun sequence genome:
- the LOC126597655 gene encoding uncharacterized protein LOC126597655, whose translation MLQHVIQQQQQQQEQNEISSQISSQIFEFCDPELFQETLQKSEVTSSPNCCYEENSSFVTNLSLPPDIETKFSTYQDNNGNTDTSISQTPTTTSTTTTTTTTSTNTTTTAASVNNTTTTITDAINNNNGNLSIIFDSQEEIDNDISASIDFSPSPSFSVPPFLITPQDQFDFSQVPPQMPLADSVVEGFSQYPDEPVPPLMTAPLASVFEEDCLSSVPSYVPLNPSSPPCSFLGLPMGPYMPTGPINPASLSADNTGIFTSSILMASELQQQDLEYQGDNGGLFCLDSLSRVFNPEELQALSAENQQLVSGAGNSTSLPTEISIAEDPNFKVGKLSVEERKEKIHRYMKKRNERNFTKKIKYACRKTLADSRPRVRGRFAKNDDFGETHRPVGSSHEDDEVVVKEEEDLVDSSDIFAHISGVNSFKCSYPIQSWI comes from the exons ATGTTGCAGCATGTGattcagcagcagcagcagcagcaggagCAG AATGAAATTTCCAGCCAGATTAGCTCTCAAATATTCGAATTTTGTGACCCGGAACTATTCCAAGAGACCCTACAAAAGTCCGAGGTCACTTCTTCTCCAAATTGCTGCTACGAAGAAAATTCATCCTTCGTAACAAACCTTTCACTGCCCCCAGATATAGAAACCAAGTTCAGTACCTACCAGGATAACAATGGCAATACTGACACAAGCATTTCCCAAACCCCCACAACTActagcaccaccaccacaacaacCACCACAAGcaccaacaccaccaccactgcCGCCAGTGTTAATAACACCACAACCACTATCACCGACGCCATCAACAACAATAATGGCAACCTTTCCATAATATTTGATTCCCAAGAGGAAATTGATAATGATATATCAGCTTCAATCGATTTTTCTCCATCACCATCCTTTTCTGTACCTCCCTTTCTCATAACCCCGCAAGATCAATTTGATTTCTCTCAAGTGCCACCTCAAATGCCATTAGCAGATTCTGTTGTTGAGGGATTTTCACAGTACCCTGACGAACCTGTACCACCTCTTATGACAGCTCCATTAGCATCAGTTTTTGAAGAGGATTGCTTGTCTTCAGTGCCTTCTTATGTTCCTTTGAacccttcttctcctccttGTTCATTTCTCGGTCTTCCTATGGGACCATACATGCCTACTGGGCCTATAAATCCTGCTTCACTATCTGCTGACAACACTGGAATTTTCACCAGCAGCATTCTTATGGCTTCTGAATTGCAACAGCAAGACTTGGAATATCAAGGAGACAATGGTGGACTTTTCTGTCTAGATTCATTATCGAGGGTTTTTAACCCCGAAGAGCTTCAG GCACTTAGTGCTGAGAATCAGCAACTGGTGAGTGGGGCTGGGAACTCTACTTCTTTACCAACTGAGATTTCGATAGCCGAAGACCCAAATTTTAAAGTAGGAAAGCTCTCTGTTGAAGAGAGGAAAGAGAAGATCCACAGGTACATGAAGAAAAGGAATGAGAGGAACTTCACCAAGAAAATCAAG TATGCCTGCCGCAAAACACTTGCTGACAGCAGACCTCGAGTCCGAGGAAGATTTGCAAAGAACGATGACTTTGGTGAGACCCATCGACCTGTGGGAAGCAGTCATGAAGACGATGAA GTAGTTGTGAAAGAGGAAGAGGATTTGGTTGATTCCTCAGATATCTTTGCTCATATCAGTGGAGTCAACTCTTTCAAATGCAGCTACCCAATCCAGTCCTGGATTTGA